A region from the Branchiostoma floridae strain S238N-H82 chromosome 9, Bfl_VNyyK, whole genome shotgun sequence genome encodes:
- the LOC118422408 gene encoding collagen alpha-1(XII) chain-like isoform X2, whose protein sequence is MIVLTDGQSGDSVVASAQALAADQVTVFAIGVGSFDHSELLQITNNNQGRVFELADFSAIAQNINRIAGAVCIEPTQAVTTVAPTALPTLEPCDLSLDLFFVLDGSGSVGFADFDMVKQFVVAVVSTFTISLTDTRVGVLQYSDGSTLECNLGDHPDESSFVSAVSGMARQGGGTRTGRALEFARLMAAWRPAPVPRIMIVLTDGQSFDSVVASAQALAADQVTVFAIGVGSFDHSELLQITNNNQGRVFELADFSAIAQNINRIAGAVCIEPTQAVTTVAPTALPTLEPCDLSLDLFFVLDGSGSVSVADFDMVKQFVVAVVSTFTISLTDTRVGVLQYSDGSTLECNLGDHPDESSFVSAVSGMARQGGGTRTGRALEFARLMAAWRPAPVPRIMIVLTDGQSFDSVVASAQALAADQVTVFAIGVGSFDHSELLQITNNNQGRVFELADFSAIAQNINRIAGAVCIEPTQAVTTVAPTALPTVEPCDESVDLFFVLDGSGSVSIADFDIVKEFVVAVVSGFTISLTETRVGVLQYSHFNTLGCNLGDHPDWSSFVNSMNTMTRQDGGTNTGAALEFARQRAAWRAAPVPRIMIVLTDGKSSDGVVAPSMALDADQVTVFAIGVGSFDSSELLQITNYNQDRVFELTDFNAIAQITNRIIQAACMNIDSATTQETTTMQTTTAAILFPTVEPCDVSSDLFFVLDGSGSVGHSNFNTVKQFVVTLVSAFTIGLNDVTDTRVGVIQYSSGNALECNLGDHPDESSFVTAINTMTYQDGYSTKTGAALQFASQSAAWRPAPIPRIMIVLTDGMAHDSVVAPSQALAADQVNVFAIGVGNFDRPELLQITNNNPGRVFELADFDAIRDKINDIALAVCMG, encoded by the exons ATGATCGTTCTGACGGACGGACAATCAGGGGACAGTGTTGTTGCGTCCGCGCAAGCTCTTGCCGCGGACCAAGTCACCGTGTTCGCCATCGGTGTGGGCAGCTTTGACCACTCAGAATTACTACAGATTACCAACAACAACCAAGGCCGGGTGTTTGAGCTCGCCGACTTCAGCGCCATAGCTCAGAACATCAACAGGATTGCCGGGGCCGTCTGCATAG aACCAACACAAGCAGTGACAACAGTAGCTCCAACTG CCCTCCCAACACTCGAGCCGTGTGACTTGAGTTTAGACCTGTTCTTTGTTCTGGACGGATCTGGCAGCGTGGGCTTTGCAGACTTCGACATGGTCAAACAGTTTGTTGTGGCAGTGGTCAGCACTTTCACCATCAGTTTAACTGACACGAGAGTTGGTGTGCTCCAATACTCAGATGGAAGCAC ACTGGAGTGTAACTTGGGAGATCATCCTGATGAGTCATCCTTCGTCAGCGCCGTCAGTGGCATGGCACGCCAAGGCGGAGGCACAAGAACTGGAAGAGCTCTGGAGTTTGCACGTCTGATGGCCGCCTGGAGGCCGGCACCTGTTCCAAGA ATCATGATCGTTCTGACCGACGGACAATCATTCGACAGTGTTGTTGCGTCCGCGCAAGCTCTTGCCGCGGACCAAGTAACCGTGTTCGCCATCGGTGTGGGCAGCTTTGACCACTCAGAATTACTACAGATCACCAACAACAACCAAGGCCGGGTGTTTGAGCTGGCCGACTTTAGCGCCATAGCTCAGAACATCAACAGGATTGCCGGGGCCGTCTGCATTG aACCAACACAAGCAGTGACAACTGTAGCTCCAACTG CCCTCCCAACACTCGAGCCGTGTGACTTGAGTTTAGACCTGTTCTTTGTTCTGGACGGATCTGGCAGCGTGAGCGTTGCAGACTTCGACATGGTCAAACAGTTTGTTGTGGCAGTGGTCAGCACTTTCACCATCAGTTTAACTGACACGAGAGTTGGTGTGCTCCAATACTCAGATGGAAGCAC ACTGGAGTGTAACTTGGGAGATCATCCTGATGAGTCATCCTTCGTCAGCGCCGTCAGTGGCATGGCACGCCAAGGCGGAGGCACAAGAACTGGAAGAGCTCTGGAGTTTGCACGTCTGATGGCCGCCTGGAGGCCGGCACCTGTTCCAAGA ATCATGATCGTTCTGACCGACGGACAATCATTCGACAGTGTTGTTGCGTCCGCGCAAGCTCTTGCCGCGGACCAAGTAACCGTGTTCGCCATCGGTGTGGGCAGCTTTGACCACTCAGAATTACTACAGATCACCAACAACAACCAAGGCCGGGTGTTTGAGCTGGCCGACTTTAGCGCCATAGCTCAGAACATCAACAGGATTGCCGGGGCCGTCTGCATTG aACCAACACAAGCAGTGACAACAGTAGCGCCAACTG CGCTCCCTACAGTTGAGCCATGTGACGAAAGTGTAGACCTGTTTTTTGTTCTGGACGGATCTGGCAGCGTGAGCATTGCAGACTTCGATATAGTCAAAGAGTTTGTCGTGGCAGTGGTCAGTGGATTCACCATCAGTTTGACTGAAACTAGAGTTGGTGTGCTCCAATACTCACATTTCAACAC ACTTGGGTGTAACTTGGGAGATCACCCTGATTGGTCATCTTTCGTCAACTCCATGAACACCATGACACGCCAAGACGGAGGCACAAATACCGGAGCAGCTCTGGAGTTCGCACGTCAACGCGCCGCCTGGAGGGCTGCACCTGTACCAAGG ATTATGATCGTTCTGACTGACGGAAAGTCATCGGATGGTGTCGTCGCGCCCTCGATGGCTCTGGACGCGGACCAAGTAACCGTGTTTGCCATTGGTGTGGGCAGCTTTGACTCCTCAGAACTACTACAGATTACCAACTACAACCAAGATCGGGTGTTTGAGCTGACCGACTTCAACGCCATAGCTCAGATCACCAACCGGATTATCCAGGCTGCCTGCATGAATATTG ACTCAGCAACAACACAAGAAACGACAACAATGCAGACGACAACAGCAGCAATTC TGTTCCCAACAGTCGAGCCGTGTGACGTCTCGTCAGACCTGTTCTTTGTTCTGGACGGATCTGGCAGCGTGGGCCATTCAAACTTCAACACAGTGAAACAGTTTGTCGTGACTTTGGTCAGCGCCTTCACCATCGGTTTGAATGACGTAACGGACACTAGAGTTGGTGTGATCCAATACTCAAGTGGCAACGC ACTGGAGTGTAACCTGGGAGATCATCCTGATGAGTCCTCCTTCGTCACCGCCATAAACACCATGACGTACCAAGATGGGTACTCCACAAAGACCGGAGCAGCTCTGCAGTTCGCAAGTCAAAGCGCCGCCTGGCGGCCTGCACCTATTCCAAGG ATTATGATAGTTCTCACCGACGGTATGGCTCATGACAGCGTCGTCGCGCCCTCCCAAGCTCTTGCCGCGGACCAAGTTAACGTGTTCGCCATCGGTGTGGGCAACTTTGACCGGCCAGAACTTCTACAGATTACCAACAACAACCCAGGCCGAGTGTTCGAGCTTGCAGACTTCGACGCCATACGGGATAAGATCAACGACATTGCCCTGGCTGTCTGCATGGGTTAG
- the LOC118422408 gene encoding collagen alpha-4(VI) chain-like isoform X1 yields MIVLTDGQSGDSVVASAQALAADQVTVFAIGVGSFDHSELLQITNNNQGRVFELADFSAIAQNINRIAGAVCIEPTQAVTTVAPTALPTLEPCDLSLDLFFVLDGSGSVGFADFDMVKQFVVAVVSTFTISLTDTRVGVLQYSDGSTLECNLGDHPDESSFVSAVSGMARQGGGTRTGRALEFARLMAAWRPAPVPRIMIVLTDGQSFDSVVASAQALAADQVTVFAIGVGSFDHSELLQITNNNQGRVFELADFSAIAQNINRIAGAVCIEPTQAVTTVAPTALPTLEPCDLSLDLFFVLDGSGSVSVADFDMVKQFVVAVVSTFTISLTDTRVGVLQYSDGSTLECNLGDHPDESSFVSAVSGMARQGGGTRTGRALEFARLMAAWRPAPVPRIMIVLTDGQSFDSVVASAQALAADQVTVFAIGVGSFDHSELLQITNNNQGRVFELADFSAIAQNINRIAGAVCIEPTQAVTTVAPTALPTLEPCDLSLDLFFVLDGSGSVSVADFDMVKDFVVAVVSTFTISLTDTRVGVLQYSHFNTLECNLGDHPDESSFASAVSTMTYQNGGTSTGAALEFARQMAAWRPAPVPRIMIVLTDGKSGDSVVAPAQALAADQVAVFAIGVGSFYRPELLQITNNNQGRVFELADFSAIAQNINRIARAVCIEPTQAVTTVAPTALPTVEPCDESVDLFFVLDGSGSVSIADFDIVKEFVVAVVSGFTISLTETRVGVLQYSHFNTLGCNLGDHPDWSSFVNSMNTMTRQDGGTNTGAALEFARQRAAWRAAPVPRIMIVLTDGKSSDGVVAPSMALDADQVTVFAIGVGSFDSSELLQITNYNQDRVFELTDFNAIAQITNRIIQAACMNIDSATTQETTTMQTTTAAILFPTVEPCDVSSDLFFVLDGSGSVGHSNFNTVKQFVVTLVSAFTIGLNDVTDTRVGVIQYSSGNALECNLGDHPDESSFVTAINTMTYQDGYSTKTGAALQFASQSAAWRPAPIPRIMIVLTDGMAHDSVVAPSQALAADQVNVFAIGVGNFDRPELLQITNNNPGRVFELADFDAIRDKINDIALAVCMG; encoded by the exons ATGATCGTTCTGACGGACGGACAATCAGGGGACAGTGTTGTTGCGTCCGCGCAAGCTCTTGCCGCGGACCAAGTCACCGTGTTCGCCATCGGTGTGGGCAGCTTTGACCACTCAGAATTACTACAGATTACCAACAACAACCAAGGCCGGGTGTTTGAGCTCGCCGACTTCAGCGCCATAGCTCAGAACATCAACAGGATTGCCGGGGCCGTCTGCATAG aACCAACACAAGCAGTGACAACAGTAGCTCCAACTG CCCTCCCAACACTCGAGCCGTGTGACTTGAGTTTAGACCTGTTCTTTGTTCTGGACGGATCTGGCAGCGTGGGCTTTGCAGACTTCGACATGGTCAAACAGTTTGTTGTGGCAGTGGTCAGCACTTTCACCATCAGTTTAACTGACACGAGAGTTGGTGTGCTCCAATACTCAGATGGAAGCAC ACTGGAGTGTAACTTGGGAGATCATCCTGATGAGTCATCCTTCGTCAGCGCCGTCAGTGGCATGGCACGCCAAGGCGGAGGCACAAGAACTGGAAGAGCTCTGGAGTTTGCACGTCTGATGGCCGCCTGGAGGCCGGCACCTGTTCCAAGA ATCATGATCGTTCTGACCGACGGACAATCATTCGACAGTGTTGTTGCGTCCGCGCAAGCTCTTGCCGCGGACCAAGTAACCGTGTTCGCCATCGGTGTGGGCAGCTTTGACCACTCAGAATTACTACAGATCACCAACAACAACCAAGGCCGGGTGTTTGAGCTGGCCGACTTTAGCGCCATAGCTCAGAACATCAACAGGATTGCCGGGGCCGTCTGCATTG aACCAACACAAGCAGTGACAACTGTAGCTCCAACTG CCCTCCCAACACTCGAGCCGTGTGACTTGAGTTTAGACCTGTTCTTTGTTCTGGACGGATCTGGCAGCGTGAGCGTTGCAGACTTCGACATGGTCAAACAGTTTGTTGTGGCAGTGGTCAGCACTTTCACCATCAGTTTAACTGACACGAGAGTTGGTGTGCTCCAATACTCAGATGGAAGCAC ACTGGAGTGTAACTTGGGAGATCATCCTGATGAGTCATCCTTCGTCAGCGCCGTCAGTGGCATGGCACGCCAAGGCGGAGGCACAAGAACTGGAAGAGCTCTGGAGTTTGCACGTCTGATGGCCGCCTGGAGGCCGGCACCTGTTCCAAGA ATCATGATCGTTCTGACCGACGGACAATCATTCGACAGTGTTGTTGCGTCCGCGCAAGCTCTTGCCGCGGACCAAGTAACCGTGTTCGCCATCGGTGTGGGCAGCTTTGACCACTCAGAATTACTACAGATCACCAACAACAACCAAGGCCGGGTGTTTGAGCTGGCCGACTTTAGCGCCATAGCTCAGAACATCAACAGGATTGCCGGGGCCGTCTGCATTG AACCAACACAAGCAGTGACAACAGTAGCTCCAACTG CCCTCCCAACACTCGAGCCGTGTGACTTGAGTTTGGACCTGTTCTTTGTTTTGGACGGATCTGGCAGCGTGAGCGTTGCAGATTTCGACATGGTCAAAGACTTTGTTGTGGCTGTGGTCAGCACTTTCACCATCAGTTTAACTGACACGCGAGTTGGTGTGCTCCAATACTCGCATTTCAACAC ACTGGAGTGCAACTTGGGAGATCATCCTGATGAGTCCTCCTTCGCCAGCGCCGTCAGCACCATGACATACCAAAACGGAGGCACAAGCACAGGGGCAGCTCTGGAGTTCGCACGTCAAATGGCCGCCTGGAGGCCGGCGCCTGTTCCAAGG ATCATGATCGTTCTGACCGACGGAAAGTCAGGGGACAGCGTCGTCGCGCCTGCGCAAGCCCTTGCCGCGGACCAAGTAGCCGTGTTCGCCATCGGTGTAGGCAGCTTCTACCGCCCAGAATTGCTACAGATTACCAACAACAACCAAGGCCGGGTGTTCGAGCTTGCCGACTTTAGCGCCATAGCTCAGAACATCAACCGGATTGCCCGGGCTGTCTGCATTG aACCAACACAAGCAGTGACAACAGTAGCGCCAACTG CGCTCCCTACAGTTGAGCCATGTGACGAAAGTGTAGACCTGTTTTTTGTTCTGGACGGATCTGGCAGCGTGAGCATTGCAGACTTCGATATAGTCAAAGAGTTTGTCGTGGCAGTGGTCAGTGGATTCACCATCAGTTTGACTGAAACTAGAGTTGGTGTGCTCCAATACTCACATTTCAACAC ACTTGGGTGTAACTTGGGAGATCACCCTGATTGGTCATCTTTCGTCAACTCCATGAACACCATGACACGCCAAGACGGAGGCACAAATACCGGAGCAGCTCTGGAGTTCGCACGTCAACGCGCCGCCTGGAGGGCTGCACCTGTACCAAGG ATTATGATCGTTCTGACTGACGGAAAGTCATCGGATGGTGTCGTCGCGCCCTCGATGGCTCTGGACGCGGACCAAGTAACCGTGTTTGCCATTGGTGTGGGCAGCTTTGACTCCTCAGAACTACTACAGATTACCAACTACAACCAAGATCGGGTGTTTGAGCTGACCGACTTCAACGCCATAGCTCAGATCACCAACCGGATTATCCAGGCTGCCTGCATGAATATTG ACTCAGCAACAACACAAGAAACGACAACAATGCAGACGACAACAGCAGCAATTC TGTTCCCAACAGTCGAGCCGTGTGACGTCTCGTCAGACCTGTTCTTTGTTCTGGACGGATCTGGCAGCGTGGGCCATTCAAACTTCAACACAGTGAAACAGTTTGTCGTGACTTTGGTCAGCGCCTTCACCATCGGTTTGAATGACGTAACGGACACTAGAGTTGGTGTGATCCAATACTCAAGTGGCAACGC ACTGGAGTGTAACCTGGGAGATCATCCTGATGAGTCCTCCTTCGTCACCGCCATAAACACCATGACGTACCAAGATGGGTACTCCACAAAGACCGGAGCAGCTCTGCAGTTCGCAAGTCAAAGCGCCGCCTGGCGGCCTGCACCTATTCCAAGG ATTATGATAGTTCTCACCGACGGTATGGCTCATGACAGCGTCGTCGCGCCCTCCCAAGCTCTTGCCGCGGACCAAGTTAACGTGTTCGCCATCGGTGTGGGCAACTTTGACCGGCCAGAACTTCTACAGATTACCAACAACAACCCAGGCCGAGTGTTCGAGCTTGCAGACTTCGACGCCATACGGGATAAGATCAACGACATTGCCCTGGCTGTCTGCATGGGTTAG
- the LOC118422408 gene encoding collagen alpha-1(XII) chain-like isoform X3: MIVLTDGQSGDSVVASAQALAADQVTVFAIGVGSFDHSELLQITNNNQGRVFELADFSAIAQNINRIAGAVCIEPTQAVTTVAPTALPTLEPCDLSLDLFFVLDGSGSVGFADFDMVKQFVVAVVSTFTISLTDTRVGVLQYSDGSTLECNLGDHPDESSFVSAVSGMARQGGGTRTGRALEFARLMAAWRPAPVPRIMIVLTDGQSFDSVVASAQALAADQVTVFAIGVGSFDHSELLQITNNNQGRVFELADFSAIAQNINRIAGAVCIEPTQAVTTVAPTALPTLEPCDLSLDLFFVLDGSGSVSVADFDMVKQFVVAVVSTFTISLTDTRVGVLQYSDGSTLECNLGDHPDESSFASAVSTMTYQNGGTSTGAALEFARQMAAWRPAPVPRIMIVLTDGKSGDSVVAPAQALAADQVAVFAIGVGSFYRPELLQITNNNQGRVFELADFSAIAQNINRIARAVCIEPTQAVTTVAPTALPTVEPCDESVDLFFVLDGSGSVSIADFDIVKEFVVAVVSGFTISLTETRVGVLQYSHFNTLGCNLGDHPDWSSFVNSMNTMTRQDGGTNTGAALEFARQRAAWRAAPVPRIMIVLTDGKSSDGVVAPSMALDADQVTVFAIGVGSFDSSELLQITNYNQDRVFELTDFNAIAQITNRIIQAACMNIDSATTQETTTMQTTTAAILFPTVEPCDVSSDLFFVLDGSGSVGHSNFNTVKQFVVTLVSAFTIGLNDVTDTRVGVIQYSSGNALECNLGDHPDESSFVTAINTMTYQDGYSTKTGAALQFASQSAAWRPAPIPRIMIVLTDGMAHDSVVAPSQALAADQVNVFAIGVGNFDRPELLQITNNNPGRVFELADFDAIRDKINDIALAVCMG; the protein is encoded by the exons ATGATCGTTCTGACGGACGGACAATCAGGGGACAGTGTTGTTGCGTCCGCGCAAGCTCTTGCCGCGGACCAAGTCACCGTGTTCGCCATCGGTGTGGGCAGCTTTGACCACTCAGAATTACTACAGATTACCAACAACAACCAAGGCCGGGTGTTTGAGCTCGCCGACTTCAGCGCCATAGCTCAGAACATCAACAGGATTGCCGGGGCCGTCTGCATAG aACCAACACAAGCAGTGACAACAGTAGCTCCAACTG CCCTCCCAACACTCGAGCCGTGTGACTTGAGTTTAGACCTGTTCTTTGTTCTGGACGGATCTGGCAGCGTGGGCTTTGCAGACTTCGACATGGTCAAACAGTTTGTTGTGGCAGTGGTCAGCACTTTCACCATCAGTTTAACTGACACGAGAGTTGGTGTGCTCCAATACTCAGATGGAAGCAC ACTGGAGTGTAACTTGGGAGATCATCCTGATGAGTCATCCTTCGTCAGCGCCGTCAGTGGCATGGCACGCCAAGGCGGAGGCACAAGAACTGGAAGAGCTCTGGAGTTTGCACGTCTGATGGCCGCCTGGAGGCCGGCACCTGTTCCAAGA ATCATGATCGTTCTGACCGACGGACAATCATTCGACAGTGTTGTTGCGTCCGCGCAAGCTCTTGCCGCGGACCAAGTAACCGTGTTCGCCATCGGTGTGGGCAGCTTTGACCACTCAGAATTACTACAGATCACCAACAACAACCAAGGCCGGGTGTTTGAGCTGGCCGACTTTAGCGCCATAGCTCAGAACATCAACAGGATTGCCGGGGCCGTCTGCATTG aACCAACACAAGCAGTGACAACTGTAGCTCCAACTG CCCTCCCAACACTCGAGCCGTGTGACTTGAGTTTAGACCTGTTCTTTGTTCTGGACGGATCTGGCAGCGTGAGCGTTGCAGACTTCGACATGGTCAAACAGTTTGTTGTGGCAGTGGTCAGCACTTTCACCATCAGTTTAACTGACACGAGAGTTGGTGTGCTCCAATACTCAGATGGAAGCAC ACTGGAGTGCAACTTGGGAGATCATCCTGATGAGTCCTCCTTCGCCAGCGCCGTCAGCACCATGACATACCAAAACGGAGGCACAAGCACAGGGGCAGCTCTGGAGTTCGCACGTCAAATGGCCGCCTGGAGGCCGGCGCCTGTTCCAAGG ATCATGATCGTTCTGACCGACGGAAAGTCAGGGGACAGCGTCGTCGCGCCTGCGCAAGCCCTTGCCGCGGACCAAGTAGCCGTGTTCGCCATCGGTGTAGGCAGCTTCTACCGCCCAGAATTGCTACAGATTACCAACAACAACCAAGGCCGGGTGTTCGAGCTTGCCGACTTTAGCGCCATAGCTCAGAACATCAACCGGATTGCCCGGGCTGTCTGCATTG aACCAACACAAGCAGTGACAACAGTAGCGCCAACTG CGCTCCCTACAGTTGAGCCATGTGACGAAAGTGTAGACCTGTTTTTTGTTCTGGACGGATCTGGCAGCGTGAGCATTGCAGACTTCGATATAGTCAAAGAGTTTGTCGTGGCAGTGGTCAGTGGATTCACCATCAGTTTGACTGAAACTAGAGTTGGTGTGCTCCAATACTCACATTTCAACAC ACTTGGGTGTAACTTGGGAGATCACCCTGATTGGTCATCTTTCGTCAACTCCATGAACACCATGACACGCCAAGACGGAGGCACAAATACCGGAGCAGCTCTGGAGTTCGCACGTCAACGCGCCGCCTGGAGGGCTGCACCTGTACCAAGG ATTATGATCGTTCTGACTGACGGAAAGTCATCGGATGGTGTCGTCGCGCCCTCGATGGCTCTGGACGCGGACCAAGTAACCGTGTTTGCCATTGGTGTGGGCAGCTTTGACTCCTCAGAACTACTACAGATTACCAACTACAACCAAGATCGGGTGTTTGAGCTGACCGACTTCAACGCCATAGCTCAGATCACCAACCGGATTATCCAGGCTGCCTGCATGAATATTG ACTCAGCAACAACACAAGAAACGACAACAATGCAGACGACAACAGCAGCAATTC TGTTCCCAACAGTCGAGCCGTGTGACGTCTCGTCAGACCTGTTCTTTGTTCTGGACGGATCTGGCAGCGTGGGCCATTCAAACTTCAACACAGTGAAACAGTTTGTCGTGACTTTGGTCAGCGCCTTCACCATCGGTTTGAATGACGTAACGGACACTAGAGTTGGTGTGATCCAATACTCAAGTGGCAACGC ACTGGAGTGTAACCTGGGAGATCATCCTGATGAGTCCTCCTTCGTCACCGCCATAAACACCATGACGTACCAAGATGGGTACTCCACAAAGACCGGAGCAGCTCTGCAGTTCGCAAGTCAAAGCGCCGCCTGGCGGCCTGCACCTATTCCAAGG ATTATGATAGTTCTCACCGACGGTATGGCTCATGACAGCGTCGTCGCGCCCTCCCAAGCTCTTGCCGCGGACCAAGTTAACGTGTTCGCCATCGGTGTGGGCAACTTTGACCGGCCAGAACTTCTACAGATTACCAACAACAACCCAGGCCGAGTGTTCGAGCTTGCAGACTTCGACGCCATACGGGATAAGATCAACGACATTGCCCTGGCTGTCTGCATGGGTTAG